A window of Melospiza melodia melodia isolate bMelMel2 chromosome Z, bMelMel2.pri, whole genome shotgun sequence contains these coding sequences:
- the GTF2H2 gene encoding general transcription factor IIH subunit 2: MDDEPERTKRWEGGYERTWEILKEDESGSLKATIEDILFKAKRKRLYEHHGQVRLGMMRHLYVVVDGSRTMEDQDLKPNRLTCTLKLLEYFVEEYFDQNPISQIGLIVTKNKRAEKMTELSGNSKKHVTALKKAVDMNCSGEPSLYNSLNLAMQTLKHMPGHTSREVLVVLSSLTTCDPANIYDLIKCLKAVKIRVSVIGLSAEVRVCTVLARETGGTYHVILDESHYKELLMHHVSPPPASSTSECSLIRMGFPQHTIASLSDQDAKPSFSMAQLENNSDPGLTLGGYFCPQCRAKYCELPVECKICGLTLVSAPHLARSYHHLFPLDAFQEVPLEEYKGERYCQGCQGEMKDQNVYICKVCQNAFCVECDLFVHDSLHCCPGCIHEHPAPVSTS; the protein is encoded by the exons ATGGATGACGAACCCGAGCGGACCAAGCGCTGGGAAGGAGGCTACGAAAGAACATG GGAAATTCTTAAGGAAGACGAATCCGGGTCTTTGAAGGCAACCATCGAGGACATTCTGTTCAAGGCGAAGAGGAAAAG ACTCTATGAACACCATGGACAAGTTCGGCTTGGAATG ATGCGTCACCTTTACGTGGTTGTTGATGGATCAAGAACGATGGAGGACCAAGACTTAAAGCCAAACAGACTTACTTGCACTCTGAAG TTATTGGAATATTTTGTTGAAGAGTACTTTGACCAGAATCCTATTAGTCAG ATTGGCTTAATTGTAACCAAGAATAAAAGAGCTGAAAAAATGACGGAACTCTCAG GAAACTCAAAAAAGCATGTAACTGCTCTGAAGAAAGCAGTGGATATGAACTGCAGTGGAGAGCCTTCTCTATATAATTCCCTAAATTTGGCCATGCAGACTTTAAA GCACATGCCAGGACATACAAGCAGAGAGGTTTTGGTAGTCCTCAGCAGTCTGACGACATGTGATCCAGCCAACATCTATGACCTAATTAAG TGTTTAAAAGCAGTAAAGATCAGAGTATCTGTCATCGGCCTAAGTGCTGAAGTTCGAGTTTGTACAGTACTTGCCCGAGAAACTGGTG GAACATACCACGTTATTTTGGATGAAAGTCATTATAAGGAACTGCTGATGCACCATGTCAGTCCTCCACCTGCCAGTTCAACTTCTGAGTGCTCCCTTATTCGAATGG GTTTTCCTCAGCATACTATTGCTTCTCTATCTGATCAAGATGCGAAGCCTTCCTTTAGCATGGC GCAATTGGAAAATAACAGTGACCCAGGTCTTACACTGGGTGGATATTTTTGTCCTCAGTGCAGAGCCAAATACTGTGAGCTTCCTGTGGAATGCAAAATCTGTG GTCTTACGTTAGTGTCTGCACCTCACCTGGCTCGGtcttaccatcacttgtttccttTAGATGCCTTTCAGGAAGTTCCACTGGAAGAATACAAAGGGGAACG GTATTGTCAAGGCTGCCAGGGAGAAATGAAAGATCAAAAT GTGTACATATGCAAAGTGTGTCAGAACGCGTTTTGTGTGGAATGCGATCTGTTTGTTCATGATtcgctgcactgctgtcctggctgTATTCACGAGCACCCTGCTCCTGTATCT acctcttga